A window from Purpureocillium takamizusanense chromosome 3, complete sequence encodes these proteins:
- a CDS encoding uncharacterized protein (COG:J~EggNog:ENOG503NWC1~BUSCO:EOG09262MFL): MARISVVALSKYLLDGRLSHRGCLGARFALVRPTPVGHPRPRAGAARALHAAASSAHPGSQTPAVPFRKQLKEEAKLAKKQGKNKSKSGSQTVDGWELTVGIEIHAQLNTSRKLFSPATTSFNDEPNSHVALFDVAMPGSQPLVQKDVLPPALRAALALNCEIQRVSRFDRKHYFWWDQPSGYQITQYYEPLAKNGHMTLYARDGIAPEDGESVIVGIKQVQLEQDTAKTLAQAGNVSWLDFNRVGVPLIEVITEPHMHHPRTAAVLVRKIQLLLNTVDACVSGMETGGLRADVNVSVRRTDDLTKRLGTRTEIKNLSTIKAVEDAIIAERDRQIREIEAGGVVVGETRGWTLGSKETRRLRGKEGEVDYRYMPDPDIGPLVLGDDLVQQLRKSLAVLPDTELDKLIDDFGLTAKDALSLITLDNGARVQYYYKVLDSIQKMIAAEFAAGTMPDFKSYSTLAGNWIIHELGRLTTYKAGPLASGELSFTADGECAQVPGAALSQLLYHLYCKHITGKVAKELLLAIYLGDLEGGVLEAIDANDLWFKEISQDEYAALVEEAIAGEDKVLREFVDYKRFPEGKLMWLVGKMMRLGPTERIDPATAESAMRARVARLRAT, translated from the coding sequence ATGGCCCGCATATCGGTGGTAGCCCTGAGCAAATACCTGCTCGACGGACGCCTGTCGCATCGAGGGTGCCTCGGAGCTCGATTCGCCCTGGTACGGCCTACCCCGGTCGGGCATCCTCGACCAAGGGCTGGTGCAGCTCGAGccctccacgccgccgccagcagcgcccacCCGGGCTCGCAAACTCCAGCTGTGCCTTTCCGCAAGCAATTGAAAGAAGAGgccaagctggccaagaagcAGGGCAAGAACAAGTCCAAGAGCGGCTCACAGACCGTCGACGGCTGGGAACTCACCGTCGGCATCGAAATCCATGCCCAGCTCAACACGTCGCGCAAGCTCTtctcgcccgccaccacctcatTCAACGATGAGCCCAACAGCCATGTCGCCCTCTTTGACGTGGCGATGCCCGGCAGCCAACCACTGGTACAGAAAGACGTCTTGCCCCCTGCCCTCCGAGCGGCCCTCGCCTTGAACTGTGAAATCCAGCGGGTCAGCCGGTTCGACAGGAAGCACTACTTTTGGTGGGACCAACCCTCTGGCTATCAAATCACCCAATACTACGAACCGCTTGCCAAGAATGGACACATGACTTTGTATGCGAGAGACGGCATCGCGCCAGAGGATGGCGAGAGCGTCATCGTTGGCATCAAGCAGGTCCAGCTGGAGCAAGACACGGCGAAGACGTTGGCACAGGCGGGGAATGTGTCGTGGCTTGACTTTAACCGCGTCGGCGTGCCTCTGATTGAAGTCATTACGGAGCCGCACATGCATCATCCgcgcacggccgccgtccttgtccgcAAGATTCAACTTCTGCTCAACACGGTGGACGCCTGCGTCTCAGGCATGGAGACGGGTGGActccgcgccgacgtcaaTGTCTCGGtgcgacggacggacgaccTAACGAAACGGCTGGGGACGAGGACCGAGATCAAGAATCTAAGCACCATCAAGGCCGTGGAGGATGCCATCATTGCCGAAAGGGACCGCCAGATCCGCGAAatcgaggccggcggtgtcgtcgtaGGCGAGACACGAGGCTGGACGCTGGGCTCCAAGGagacgcggcggctccgtggcaaggagggcgaggtcgacTATCGCTACATGCCGGACCCAGACATTGGCCCGCTAGTACTCGGCGATGACCTCGTGCAACAGCTGCGAAAGTCAttggccgtcttgcccgaCACggagctcgacaagctcaTTGACGACTTTGGCCTGACGGCAAAGGATGCCCTGTCCCTCATCACGCTGGACAACGGAGCTCGCGTCCAGTATTACTACAAGGTCTTGGACAGCATCCAGAAGATGATTGCGGCCGAGTTCGCCGCAGGCACGATGCCCGACTTCAAGAGCTACTCGACGCTCGCCGGGAACTGGATCATCCACGAGCTGGGCCGCCTGACGACGTACAAGGCGGGGCCGCTGGCGTCCGGGGAGCTTTCTTTcacggcggacggcgagTGCGCGCAGGtcccgggcgcggcgctgtCGCAGCTGCTCTACCACCTCTACTGCAAGCACATCACGGGCAaggtggccaaggagctgctTTTGGCCATCTATCTCGGCGACCTGGAGGGCGGCGTTCTCGAGGCGATCGACGCCAACGACCTCTGGTTCAAGGAGATATCGCAGGACGAGTACGCTGCTCTCGTGGAGGAAGCCATCGCGGGGGAGGACAAGGTGCTGCGGGAGTTTGTCGACTACAAGCGCTTCCCCGAGGGCAAGCTGATGTGGCTGGTGGGCAAGATGATGCGCCTCGGGCCGACGGAGCGCATcgacccggcgacggccgagaGTGCCATGAGGGCTCGCGTGGCGCGACTGCGTGCAACATAG
- a CDS encoding uncharacterized protein (COG:S~EggNog:ENOG503P6N0): protein MSFLTERVLRLATPAASRVAAVVTTTSRTTTTITTPRAAALFSTTSPASKTPTEAAKEGLKKADRAVSDNILVPGLDAAAKAKDAAQNMTKDQAKGKAEELAGQAKGEAQEIKGQAKGAAHEAAGKARGAAEEVKRKL, encoded by the exons ATGTCCTTCCTCACCGAGCgcgtcctccgcctcgccacgcccgccgcctcgcgcgtcgcggccgtcgtcaccaccacgtcaagaacgacgacgacgatcacgacgccgcgagcggccgccctcttctccaccacctcgcccgcgagcaAAACGCCCaccgaggccgccaaggagggTCTCAAAAAGGCCGACCGCGCTGTGAGCGACAACATTCTCGTCCCCGGGCTGGACGCTGCCG CCAAGGCAAAGGACGCTGCGCAAAACATGACCAAGGAccaggccaagggcaaggccgaggagctcgccggccaggccaagggTGAGGCGCAGGAGATCAAGGGCCAGGCCAAGGGCGCCGCgcacgaggcggccggcaaggccaggggcgccgccgaggaggtgaAGCGGAAGCTGTGA